One part of the Streptococcus sp. oral taxon 431 genome encodes these proteins:
- the purC gene encoding phosphoribosylaminoimidazolesuccinocarboxamide synthase, whose translation MSSKLIYTGKAKDIYTTEDENVIKSVYKDQATMLNGARKETIEGKGVLNNQISSLIFEKLNAAGVATHFIERISDTEQLNKKVTIIPLEVVLRNVTAGSFSKRFGVEEGLDLKTPIVEFYYKNDELDDPFINDEHVKFLDIANDEQIAYIKEETRRINELLKDWFAQIDLRLIDFKLEFGFDKDGKIILADEFSPDNCRLWDAEGHHMDKDVFRRDLGSLTDVYEVVLEKLQGLK comes from the coding sequence ATGTCCAGTAAACTTATTTATACGGGAAAAGCTAAAGATATCTATACTACAGAAGACGAAAATGTGATTAAGTCGGTCTACAAGGACCAGGCAACCATGCTGAATGGAGCTCGTAAAGAGACCATTGAGGGTAAAGGTGTGCTGAATAATCAGATTTCGTCTCTTATTTTTGAAAAATTGAATGCTGCTGGTGTGGCGACACACTTTATCGAACGTATTTCTGACACAGAACAATTGAATAAAAAAGTGACAATCATTCCTTTGGAGGTTGTGCTTCGTAACGTAACTGCAGGTTCTTTCTCAAAACGTTTTGGTGTGGAAGAAGGTTTGGACTTGAAAACTCCAATCGTTGAATTCTACTACAAGAACGATGAGTTGGATGATCCATTTATCAATGATGAGCATGTCAAGTTCTTGGATATTGCCAATGATGAGCAAATTGCTTATATCAAGGAAGAAACGCGTCGTATCAATGAATTGCTGAAAGATTGGTTTGCACAAATTGATCTTCGCTTGATTGACTTCAAATTGGAATTTGGTTTTGATAAGGATGGCAAGATCATCTTGGCAGATGAATTCTCTCCAGATAACTGTCGTCTTTGGGATGCTGAAGGGCACCATATGGACAAGGATGTTTTCCGTCGTGATCTTGGTAGCTTGACAGATGTTTATGAAGTTGTATTGGAAAAATTGCAAGGATTGAAGTAA
- the purF gene encoding amidophosphoribosyltransferase codes for MTYEVKSLNEECGVFGIWGHPDAAKLTYFGLHSLQHRGQEGAGILSNDQGKLKRHRDMGLLSEVFKNPANLDKLTGTGAIGHVRYATAGEASVDNIQPFLFRFHDMQFGLAHNGNLTNAESLKQELEQRGAIFSSTSDSEILAHLIRRSHNPNLMGKIKEALSLVKGGFAYLLMFEDKLIAALDPNGFRPLSIGKMANGAVVVSSETCAFEVIGAEWIRDVKPGEIVIIDDNGIQYDSYTNDTQLAICSMEYIYFARPDSNIHGVNVHTARKRMGAQLAREFKYEADIVVGVPNSSLSAAMGFAEESGLPNEMGLIKNQYTQRTFIQPTQELREQGVRMKLSAVSGVVKGKRVVMIDDSIVRGTTSRRIVQLLKEAGASEVHVAIGSPALAYPCFYGIDIQTRQELIAANHTVEETCQIIGADSLTYLSIDGLIDSIGIETDAPNGGLCVAYFDGKYPTPLYDYEEEYRRSLEEKTSFYK; via the coding sequence ATGACATACGAAGTAAAATCTCTTAATGAGGAATGTGGTGTTTTTGGTATCTGGGGTCACCCAGACGCTGCCAAATTGACCTATTTTGGACTCCATAGTCTTCAGCACCGTGGTCAGGAGGGGGCAGGAATCCTCTCCAATGACCAAGGGAAATTGAAGCGTCATCGTGATATGGGGCTTTTATCAGAAGTCTTCAAAAATCCTGCGAATTTGGATAAATTGACAGGAACTGGAGCGATTGGGCACGTGCGTTATGCGACTGCGGGAGAAGCTTCTGTAGACAATATCCAACCTTTCCTCTTTCGCTTTCACGATATGCAGTTTGGTTTGGCTCATAATGGGAATCTGACCAATGCAGAATCTCTCAAGCAAGAATTGGAACAAAGAGGAGCAATTTTTAGCTCAACTTCAGATTCTGAAATTTTGGCTCATCTCATTCGCCGTAGCCACAATCCAAATTTGATGGGTAAAATCAAGGAAGCACTCAGTCTTGTCAAAGGTGGTTTTGCTTATCTCTTGATGTTTGAAGATAAGTTAATTGCAGCGCTTGATCCAAATGGCTTCCGACCTCTGTCAATCGGGAAAATGGCTAATGGAGCTGTAGTGGTTTCATCTGAAACCTGTGCCTTTGAAGTAATCGGTGCTGAGTGGATTCGCGACGTAAAACCAGGCGAGATTGTCATTATTGATGATAATGGCATCCAGTATGACAGCTATACAAACGATACTCAGTTGGCTATCTGTTCCATGGAGTATATCTACTTCGCACGTCCTGACTCCAATATCCACGGAGTCAATGTCCATACGGCTCGTAAGAGAATGGGAGCTCAACTGGCACGTGAGTTCAAGTATGAAGCTGATATCGTAGTCGGGGTGCCAAACTCCTCTCTTAGCGCAGCTATGGGATTTGCGGAAGAATCAGGTCTACCAAATGAAATGGGGCTCATCAAGAACCAATATACCCAACGGACCTTTATCCAGCCGACTCAAGAATTGCGCGAGCAAGGGGTTCGTATGAAATTGTCTGCCGTTTCTGGTGTCGTTAAAGGCAAACGCGTGGTCATGATTGATGATTCTATCGTACGAGGCACGACATCTCGTCGTATTGTCCAACTTTTGAAAGAAGCGGGGGCATCAGAAGTTCATGTCGCCATTGGTAGTCCTGCTCTTGCCTATCCATGTTTTTACGGGATTGATATCCAAACACGTCAGGAGTTGATTGCGGCTAATCATACCGTTGAGGAAACTTGCCAAATCATAGGTGCGGATAGTCTGACTTATCTTTCTATTGATGGCTTGATTGACTCTATTGGGATTGAAACAGATGCGCCAAATGGTGGTCTCTGTGTGGCTTACTTTGATGGGAAATATCCAACTCCTCTCTATGACTATGAAGAAGAATATCGTAGAAGTTTGGAAGAAAAAACGAGTTTTTACAAATAA
- a CDS encoding bacteriocin secretion accessory protein: protein MQSEFLESAEFYNRRYHNFSSYVIFPSFILFLFLIVFSIFAQKEISLTAGATVEPARIIATIQSSSNSKIVANHLAENKFVKQGDLLVQYQEGAEAVQAENYASQLEMLKDQKVQLEYLKASLQAGSDQFPEADKFGYQHSFLDYLNQAASLRSQVEQQNASISSQNAAASGSQTELGNLIGETQSKIKEYQQAKSAIQADRVLESDHPAYAIYQSYQSTKEQGSEAKQQALSQLDAHITQLESTLAGYRVQYAGSGAQQAYASGLGSQLESLKSQQLAKVGQELTLLDQKILEVESGKKIQGNLLEKGKITATEDGVLHLNPEYSRSTIIPEGTILAHLFPQLTRERKAKLTAYISSKEVADLKHGNEVRFTTVTDANKQLVLTSKITNIDTSATQTEKGNFFKLEAETDLNAEQAEKLRYGLEGRLTMITGRKSFLRYYLDRFLKQE, encoded by the coding sequence ATGCAATCAGAATTTTTAGAAAGTGCTGAGTTTTACAATCGTCGTTACCATAATTTTTCTAGTTATGTGATTTTTCCAAGTTTTATCTTGTTTTTGTTCCTGATCGTTTTTTCAATCTTTGCACAAAAGGAGATAAGCTTGACAGCTGGAGCTACGGTAGAACCTGCTCGTATCATTGCCACCATTCAGTCTAGTAGTAATAGTAAGATTGTTGCGAACCATTTGGCTGAAAATAAGTTTGTCAAGCAAGGGGATCTTCTCGTTCAATACCAAGAGGGAGCAGAAGCAGTTCAGGCTGAGAATTATGCTAGTCAGTTGGAAATGCTCAAGGATCAGAAGGTTCAACTAGAGTATTTAAAAGCAAGCCTTCAAGCAGGAAGTGATCAATTTCCTGAAGCAGATAAATTTGGCTATCAGCATAGTTTTTTAGATTATCTAAATCAAGCTGCTAGTCTGCGAAGTCAGGTTGAGCAGCAAAATGCTAGTATATCATCTCAAAATGCAGCAGCCAGTGGTAGTCAGACAGAGTTAGGCAATCTCATCGGTGAAACCCAGTCCAAAATTAAAGAATATCAGCAAGCCAAGTCTGCTATTCAAGCTGATAGAGTCTTAGAGAGTGATCATCCAGCTTATGCCATTTATCAGTCTTATCAGTCAACAAAAGAGCAGGGATCGGAAGCCAAACAGCAGGCCTTATCTCAGCTAGATGCTCACATCACTCAGTTGGAGTCAACTCTTGCAGGTTATCGAGTACAGTATGCAGGTTCAGGAGCCCAGCAAGCTTATGCATCTGGATTAGGAAGTCAGTTGGAGTCATTAAAATCTCAGCAACTAGCCAAGGTAGGCCAGGAATTAACGCTCTTGGATCAGAAAATTCTTGAAGTGGAGTCAGGTAAAAAGATTCAAGGAAATCTTTTAGAGAAGGGGAAAATTACAGCAACAGAAGATGGTGTTCTACATTTGAATCCTGAGTATAGTCGATCTACCATCATTCCAGAAGGAACTATCCTCGCTCACCTTTTTCCACAGTTGACTAGAGAGAGAAAGGCAAAGCTGACAGCTTATATCAGTTCTAAGGAAGTGGCTGATCTCAAGCATGGAAATGAGGTAAGATTTACAACGGTAACGGATGCCAATAAGCAGCTAGTGTTGACATCCAAGATTACCAATATCGATACCAGTGCAACTCAGACAGAAAAGGGCAATTTCTTTAAATTAGAGGCAGAGACGGATTTGAATGCTGAACAAGCAGAAAAACTTCGTTATGGACTTGAAGGTCGTTTGACTATGATTACAGGTAGGAAGAGTTTTTTACGCTACTATCTGGATCGTTTTTTGAAACAAGAATAA
- a CDS encoding phosphoribosylformylglycinamidine synthase, whose product MDKRIFVEKKADFRVKSQSLVKELQHNLQLKTLKDLRIVQVYDVFGLAEDLFARAEKHIFSEQVTDTVLDEAAVKADLDNYAFFAIESLPGQFDQRAASSQEALLLLGSSNDVTVNTAQLYLVNKDIDANELEAVKNYLLNPVDSRFKDITVGIAKQGFSESDKTIPNLDFFEIFTAEDFAQYKAEQGLAMEVDDLLFIQDYFKSIGRVPTETELKVLDTYWSDHCRHTTFETELKNIDFSASKFEKQLQATYDKYIAMRDELGRTEKPQTLMDMATIFGRYERANGRLDDMEVSDEINACSVEIEVDVNGVKEPWLLMFKNETHNHPTEIEPFGGAATCIGGAIRDPLSGRSYVYQAMRISGAGDITTPIAETRAGKLPQQVISKTAAHGYSSYGNQIGLATTYVREYFHPGFVAKRMELGAVVGAAPKENVVREKPEAGDVIILLGGKTGRDGVGGATGSSKVQTVESVETAGAEVQKGNAIEERKIQRLFRNGEVTRLIKKSNDFGAGGVCVAIGELADGLEIDLDKVPLKYQGLNGTEIAISESQERMAVVVRPEDVDAFIAACNKENIDAVVVATVTEKPNLVMHWNGETIVDLERRFLDTNGVRVVVDAKVVDKDVKLPEERQTSAETLEADTLEVLADLNHASQKGLQTIFDSSVGRSTVNHPLGGRYQITPTEASVQKLPVQHGVTTTASVMAQGFNPYVAEWSPYHGAAYAVIEATARLVAAGANWSKARFSYQEYFERMDKQAERFGQPVAALLGSIEAQIQLGLPSIGGKDSMSGTFEELTVPPTLVAFGVTTADSRKVLSPEFKAVGENIYYIPGQVLAQEIDFDLIKSNFAQFEAIQADHKVTSASAVKYGGVLEALALATFGNHIGVTVTLENLETALTAQLGGFVFTSPEEISGVAKIGQTAADFTLTVNGVTLDGHKLDSAFQGKLEEVYPTEFAQATELEEVPAVASDAVIKAKETVETPVVYIPVFPGTNSEYDSAKAFEKEGAKVNLVPFVTLNEEAIVKSVDTMVDNIEKANIIFFAGGFSAADEPDGSAKFIVNILLNEKVRAAIDSFIEGGGLIIGICNGFQALVKSGLLPYGNFEDASSTSPTLFYNDANQHVAKMVETRIANTNSPWLAGVEVGDIHAIPVSHGEGKFVVTAEEFAELRDNGQIFSQYVDFEGKPSMDSKYNPNGSVNAIEGITSKNGQIIGKMGHSERFEDGLFQNIPGNKDQYLFASAVKYFTGK is encoded by the coding sequence ATGGATAAACGTATTTTCGTTGAGAAAAAAGCTGATTTTCGTGTAAAATCTCAGTCTTTAGTAAAAGAATTACAGCATAATCTTCAGTTGAAAACTTTGAAGGATCTTCGTATTGTTCAGGTTTACGATGTCTTTGGTTTGGCAGAGGACTTGTTTGCGCGTGCGGAAAAACACATCTTCTCTGAGCAAGTGACCGATACTGTTTTAGATGAAGCTGCGGTTAAGGCTGATCTTGATAATTATGCTTTCTTTGCTATCGAAAGTTTGCCTGGTCAATTTGACCAACGTGCGGCATCTTCACAAGAAGCTTTGCTTTTGCTTGGTAGTTCAAATGATGTAACAGTGAATACAGCGCAACTTTACTTGGTTAACAAGGATATTGATGCGAATGAGTTGGAAGCTGTCAAAAACTACCTCTTGAACCCAGTGGATTCTCGTTTCAAAGATATCACTGTTGGCATTGCGAAACAGGGTTTCTCTGAGTCTGACAAGACCATTCCAAACTTGGATTTCTTTGAAATTTTTACAGCAGAAGATTTTGCACAGTATAAGGCTGAGCAAGGCTTGGCCATGGAAGTGGATGACCTTCTCTTCATTCAAGATTACTTCAAGTCCATTGGACGTGTACCAACTGAGACTGAGCTCAAGGTGTTGGATACTTACTGGTCTGACCACTGCCGTCACACAACTTTCGAGACTGAGTTGAAAAACATCGACTTCTCAGCTTCTAAATTTGAAAAACAATTGCAAGCGACTTATGACAAGTATATTGCCATGCGTGATGAGTTGGGACGTACAGAAAAACCTCAAACCTTGATGGATATGGCGACTATTTTTGGTCGTTATGAGCGTGCTAATGGTCGTTTGGATGACATGGAAGTGTCTGATGAAATCAATGCCTGCTCAGTTGAAATTGAAGTGGATGTCAATGGTGTCAAAGAACCATGGCTTCTCATGTTCAAGAACGAAACTCACAACCACCCAACTGAGATTGAACCATTTGGTGGAGCGGCTACTTGTATCGGTGGTGCCATTCGTGACCCATTGTCAGGGCGTTCATACGTTTACCAAGCCATGCGTATCTCAGGTGCTGGTGATATTACAACACCAATTGCTGAAACTCGTGCTGGTAAATTGCCACAACAAGTGATTTCTAAAACAGCGGCTCACGGTTATTCTTCATACGGTAACCAAATTGGTCTTGCAACAACTTATGTTCGTGAATACTTCCACCCAGGTTTCGTTGCTAAGCGTATGGAGCTAGGTGCAGTTGTCGGTGCGGCTCCTAAGGAAAATGTTGTCCGTGAAAAACCTGAAGCAGGTGATGTGATTATCTTGCTCGGTGGTAAGACTGGACGTGACGGTGTCGGTGGTGCGACAGGTTCTTCTAAAGTTCAAACGGTTGAATCTGTTGAAACAGCTGGTGCTGAGGTTCAAAAAGGGAATGCCATCGAAGAACGGAAGATTCAACGTCTTTTCCGTAATGGTGAAGTGACACGTCTTATCAAGAAATCAAATGACTTTGGTGCTGGTGGCGTCTGCGTAGCGATCGGTGAATTGGCTGATGGACTTGAAATTGATCTAGACAAAGTGCCATTGAAATATCAAGGCTTGAACGGTACCGAAATTGCCATCTCTGAATCTCAAGAGCGTATGGCTGTGGTAGTTCGTCCAGAAGATGTAGATGCCTTCATTGCAGCATGTAACAAAGAAAATATTGACGCAGTTGTCGTTGCGACAGTGACTGAAAAACCAAATCTTGTTATGCACTGGAATGGTGAAACCATCGTTGATTTGGAACGTCGTTTCCTTGATACAAACGGTGTACGTGTGGTTGTAGATGCTAAGGTGGTTGACAAGGATGTCAAGCTTCCAGAAGAACGCCAAACATCTGCCGAAACCCTTGAAGCTGATACTCTTGAAGTCTTGGCTGACCTTAACCATGCCAGTCAAAAAGGGTTGCAAACGATCTTTGATAGCTCAGTTGGTCGTTCAACAGTCAATCACCCACTTGGTGGTCGCTACCAAATTACACCAACGGAAGCTTCTGTACAGAAATTGCCAGTCCAACATGGTGTGACAACAACTGCTTCTGTTATGGCGCAAGGGTTCAACCCTTATGTAGCAGAATGGTCTCCATATCATGGTGCGGCTTATGCGGTCATCGAAGCAACTGCTCGTTTGGTTGCTGCTGGTGCAAACTGGTCTAAGGCTCGTTTCTCTTATCAAGAATACTTCGAGCGTATGGATAAACAAGCAGAGCGTTTTGGTCAGCCAGTAGCAGCTCTTCTTGGATCAATTGAAGCTCAGATTCAACTTGGTTTGCCATCTATCGGAGGTAAAGACTCTATGTCTGGTACCTTTGAAGAATTGACAGTACCACCAACTTTAGTTGCTTTTGGGGTGACAACCGCAGATAGCCGTAAGGTCCTTTCTCCGGAATTTAAAGCTGTTGGTGAAAATATCTATTACATCCCAGGTCAAGTTTTGGCACAGGAAATTGACTTTGATCTTATCAAGTCTAACTTTGCTCAATTTGAAGCCATCCAAGCTGACCATAAAGTGACATCTGCATCAGCTGTCAAATATGGAGGTGTCCTTGAAGCTCTTGCTCTTGCAACATTTGGTAACCATATCGGTGTCACTGTAACCCTTGAAAATCTTGAGACTGCCTTGACAGCTCAATTGGGTGGATTCGTCTTCACATCTCCTGAAGAGATTTCAGGTGTTGCCAAGATTGGACAAACAGCAGCTGACTTTACACTTACTGTCAATGGTGTAACGCTTGATGGACATAAACTTGACAGTGCCTTCCAAGGTAAATTGGAAGAGGTCTACCCAACGGAATTTGCACAGGCAACTGAGTTGGAAGAAGTACCTGCGGTGGCATCAGATGCTGTTATCAAAGCGAAAGAAACAGTTGAGACACCAGTGGTTTACATCCCAGTGTTCCCAGGTACTAACTCTGAGTACGATTCAGCTAAGGCCTTTGAAAAAGAAGGTGCAAAAGTCAACTTAGTACCATTTGTCACACTTAACGAAGAGGCTATTGTCAAGTCTGTTGACACCATGGTTGACAATATCGAAAAAGCTAATATTATCTTCTTTGCAGGAGGCTTCTCAGCAGCAGATGAACCAGATGGATCTGCTAAATTTATCGTTAATATCTTGCTTAACGAAAAAGTGCGTGCAGCCATTGATAGCTTCATCGAAGGTGGTGGTTTGATTATCGGTATCTGTAACGGATTCCAAGCTCTTGTCAAATCAGGTCTTCTTCCATACGGTAACTTTGAAGATGCAAGCAGTACCAGTCCAACCCTCTTCTACAATGATGCTAACCAACACGTGGCTAAGATGGTTGAAACACGGATTGCCAACACGAACTCGCCATGGCTTGCTGGAGTGGAAGTTGGTGACATCCATGCCATTCCAGTATCACACGGTGAAGGTAAGTTTGTCGTGACTGCTGAGGAATTTGCGGAGCTCCGTGATAATGGTCAAATCTTTAGCCAATACGTTGACTTCGAAGGAAAACCAAGCATGGATTCAAAATACAATCCTAACGGATCTGTCAATGCGATTGAAGGTATCACAAGTAAGAACGGTCAAATTATTGGGAAGATGGGGCACTCAGAACGTTTCGAAGACGGTCTCTTCCAAAATATTCCAGGAAATAAAGACCAATATCTCTTTGCATCAGCGGTTAAATACTTTACTGGGAAATAG
- the comA gene encoding peptide cleavage/export ABC transporter ComA has product MKFSKRHYRPQVDQMDCGVASLAMVFGYYGSYYSLAHLRELAKTTMDGTTALGLVKVAEEIGFETRAIKADMTLFDLPDVTFPFVAHVLKEGKLLHYYVVTGQDKNNIHIADPDPSVKLTKISRERFAKEWTGITIFMAPSPSYKPHKEQKNGLLSFIPILVKQRGLIVNIVLATLLVTLINIVGSYYLQSIIDTYVPDQMHSTLGIISIGLVIVYVLQQILSYAQEYLLLVLGQRLSIDVILSYIKHVFHLPMSFFATRRTGEIVSRFTDANSIIDALASTILSIFLDVSTVLIISVVLFSQNSNLFFMSLLALPIYTVIIFAFMKPFEKMNRETMEANAVLSSSIIEDINGIETIKSLTSESSRYQKIDKEFVDYLKKSFTYSRAESQQKALKKLAQLLLNVAILWMGALLVMDNKMSLGQLITYNTLLIYFTNPLENIINLQTKLQTAQVANNRLNEVYLVASEFEEKKTVSDLSLLEGDMTFKQVHYKYGYGRDVLSDINLTIAQGSKVAFVGISGSGKTTLAKMMVNFYDPSQGEISLGGVNLNRIDKKALRQYINYLPQQPYVFNGTILENLLLGAKEGTTQEDILRAVELAEIREDIERMPLNYQTELTSDGAGISGGQRQRIALARALLTDAPVLILDEATSSLDILTEKRIVDNLMALDKTLIFIAHRLTIAERTEKVVVLDQGKIVEEGTHMDLLAQGGFYAHLVNS; this is encoded by the coding sequence ATGAAATTTAGTAAACGGCATTATCGTCCTCAGGTAGACCAGATGGACTGCGGTGTGGCTTCATTAGCCATGGTCTTTGGTTATTATGGTAGTTATTATTCTCTGGCTCACTTGCGAGAGTTGGCCAAGACGACCATGGATGGGACTACGGCTTTAGGTTTAGTCAAGGTTGCTGAGGAGATAGGTTTTGAGACGCGAGCAATAAAGGCGGACATGACCTTGTTTGATTTGCCGGATGTAACTTTTCCTTTTGTGGCTCATGTGCTTAAGGAAGGGAAATTGCTCCATTATTATGTGGTGACTGGCCAGGACAAGAACAACATTCATATTGCTGATCCAGATCCTAGTGTTAAGCTGACCAAGATTTCTCGTGAGCGCTTTGCCAAGGAGTGGACAGGAATCACTATTTTTATGGCTCCATCTCCGAGTTATAAGCCTCATAAGGAACAAAAAAATGGGCTTCTCTCCTTTATCCCTATATTAGTGAAACAGCGTGGCTTGATTGTCAATATCGTTTTGGCGACCCTCTTGGTGACCTTGATTAACATTGTGGGTTCTTATTATCTGCAGTCTATCATTGACACTTATGTACCAGATCAGATGCACTCGACACTGGGAATTATTTCGATAGGGCTAGTCATCGTTTATGTCCTTCAGCAAATCTTATCTTATGCCCAGGAGTATCTTTTACTTGTTTTGGGGCAACGCTTGTCGATTGATGTGATTTTGTCTTATATCAAGCATGTTTTTCATTTACCTATGTCCTTTTTTGCGACACGACGGACAGGGGAAATCGTGTCTCGTTTCACGGATGCGAATAGTATCATCGATGCACTGGCTTCAACTATTCTGTCAATCTTTTTGGATGTATCTACTGTCTTGATTATTTCAGTAGTTCTATTTTCGCAGAATAGCAATCTCTTTTTCATGAGTTTACTAGCCCTTCCTATCTACACAGTGATTATCTTTGCTTTTATGAAGCCCTTTGAAAAGATGAATCGGGAAACTATGGAAGCCAATGCGGTTCTGTCTTCTTCTATCATTGAGGACATCAATGGTATTGAGACCATCAAGTCCTTAACTAGCGAAAGTTCACGCTACCAAAAGATTGACAAGGAATTTGTAGATTATCTGAAAAAATCTTTTACTTACAGTCGGGCAGAAAGTCAGCAAAAGGCTCTGAAAAAGCTTGCCCAACTCTTGCTCAATGTTGCCATTCTCTGGATGGGGGCTCTCCTAGTCATGGACAATAAGATGAGTTTGGGCCAGTTGATTACCTATAATACCTTGCTTATTTACTTTACAAATCCATTGGAAAATATCATCAATCTGCAAACCAAACTTCAGACAGCGCAGGTAGCCAATAACCGTCTCAATGAAGTTTATCTGGTTGCATCTGAGTTTGAGGAAAAGAAAACAGTCTCGGATTTGAGCTTGCTAGAAGGAGATATGACTTTTAAGCAGGTTCACTACAAATATGGCTATGGTCGAGATGTCTTGTCGGACATCAATCTAACCATTGCGCAAGGCTCTAAAGTGGCTTTTGTAGGGATTTCAGGATCGGGTAAGACGACCTTGGCTAAGATGATGGTTAATTTTTATGATCCTAGTCAGGGGGAGATTAGTCTGGGTGGTGTCAATCTTAATCGGATTGATAAAAAGGCTCTGCGCCAGTATATCAACTACCTGCCTCAGCAGCCCTACGTCTTTAACGGAACGATTTTGGAGAATCTTCTCCTCGGAGCTAAGGAGGGGACGACCCAGGAGGATATCTTGAGAGCAGTGGAGTTGGCAGAGATTCGGGAGGATATTGAGCGCATGCCACTGAATTACCAGACAGAATTGACTTCGGATGGAGCGGGCATTTCAGGTGGGCAACGTCAGAGGATCGCTTTGGCGCGTGCTCTCTTGACCGATGCGCCTGTCTTGATCTTGGATGAGGCGACTAGCAGTCTAGATATTTTGACCGAGAAGCGAATTGTCGATAATCTCATGGCTTTGGATAAGACCTTGATTTTCATCGCCCACCGTTTAACCATTGCTGAGCGGACAGAGAAGGTTGTCGTTTTGGATCAAGGCAAGATTGTCGAAGAGGGTACACATATGGATTTACTGGCTCAGGGTGGTTTTTATGCCCACTTGGTGAATAGTTAG
- the purM gene encoding phosphoribosylformylglycinamidine cyclo-ligase codes for MTNKNAYAQSGVDVEAGYEVVERIKKHVARTERAGVMGALGGFGGMFDLSKTGVKEPVLISGTDGVGTKLMLAIKYDKHDTIGQDCVAMCVNDIIAAGAEPLYFLDYVATGKNEPAKLEQVVAGVAEGCVQAGAALIGGETAEMPGMYGEDDYDLAGFAVGVAEKSQIIDGSKVGEGDVILGLASSGIHSNGYSLVRRVFADYTGEEVLPELEGKKLKDVLLEPTRIYVKAALPLIKEELVNGIAHITGGGFIENVPRMFSDDLAAEIDESKVPVLPIFKALEKYGQIKHEEMFEIFNMGVGLMLAVKPEHVERVKELLDEPVYEIGRIVKKTDASVVIK; via the coding sequence ATGACAAATAAGAATGCTTATGCGCAGTCTGGTGTGGATGTTGAAGCGGGTTATGAAGTTGTTGAACGCATCAAAAAACACGTAGCACGTACGGAGCGTGCGGGTGTTATGGGAGCTCTTGGTGGTTTCGGTGGTATGTTTGACCTTTCAAAAACAGGTGTTAAAGAGCCAGTTTTGATTTCAGGAACTGACGGTGTTGGAACCAAGCTCATGCTTGCTATCAAGTACGACAAACACGATACTATCGGACAAGACTGTGTGGCTATGTGTGTCAACGATATCATCGCTGCAGGTGCAGAGCCCCTCTACTTCCTAGACTATGTGGCGACTGGGAAAAATGAACCAGCTAAGCTAGAACAAGTGGTTGCTGGTGTGGCTGAAGGTTGTGTACAAGCAGGTGCAGCCCTTATCGGTGGGGAAACTGCTGAAATGCCTGGTATGTATGGTGAAGACGACTATGACTTGGCTGGATTTGCTGTCGGTGTTGCAGAAAAATCTCAAATCATCGATGGTTCAAAAGTAGGAGAAGGCGATGTGATTCTTGGACTTGCCTCAAGCGGTATCCACTCAAATGGATACTCACTTGTGCGTCGTGTCTTTGCAGATTACACAGGTGAAGAAGTATTGCCTGAGTTAGAAGGCAAGAAACTTAAAGACGTTCTTTTGGAACCAACACGTATCTACGTCAAAGCAGCTTTACCACTCATCAAAGAAGAGTTGGTTAACGGTATTGCCCACATCACAGGTGGTGGATTCATTGAAAATGTGCCACGTATGTTCTCAGATGACTTGGCAGCTGAAATTGACGAAAGCAAAGTCCCTGTTCTTCCAATTTTCAAAGCCCTTGAAAAATATGGTCAAATCAAACACGAAGAAATGTTTGAAATCTTCAACATGGGTGTGGGGCTTATGCTTGCAGTGAAACCAGAACATGTGGAACGTGTCAAAGAACTTCTCGACGAACCTGTTTATGAAATCGGTCGGATTGTCAAGAAGACAGATGCAAGTGTGGTGATAAAATAA